A stretch of DNA from Nitrososphaerales archaeon:
CCTAAACAGTACTTCCATCTATATCTGAAGGAGATAGAGTTCAGATTCAACAATAGAGAGAAGAATCTCTTCAGATTGATATCAGAGATGCTAGTAAAATCTGTTCCAAATGTTTAGGTATTACCATTTCTTTTACCACGGTAATGTGACTCCCACGTTGACATATAACGAGAAATCGTGCTTTGGTCAAGCCTTAACTAATTCCTTGCCAGAGACAACTGGTAACTTGGACAACTAGATGGTAACCTAATTCATCTCAAGAGTTTCAGTTTGTATCTGTCTTCCCTTTTTCCTTTTCAAGCCAAGATCTTCTAGTGTTTCCATTAAAGCTTTATCGCTTCTTTGATGTTCCTAAGAGCTTCCTCTTTTGTTCTACCTTCTGAGACACATCCGAGTAATGCAGAAACGTATACAGCATAGCCCTCATCCTGCGGTTCCAGTTCTATATCATTCATGGATGAACAAACTAAAGAAGATGCGTAAAAGCGTTAATTCGTGCGAGTGAATAAGTTATGGCGGGCCCGTCGGGCATTGATCCCGAGACCCCCGGATCTCCTCAGACAGGTTAAAAGTCTCACCATTGCTTCCGGTGCTCTACCTGACTGAGCTACGGGCCCCAGCACTTTTCACGAAGGCTATAATTTTAGTCTTTAATATGGCTAATGTTGACGAACGTAATCATATGTTTGCTAACTGTCGTTCTACTATACGCAATGTTAATCTATCATACGAAAATTAACAGAAAGCTAAGCTATCCAGGGCAACAAGAAGCATATCTGTTAATATGGTGAGAGAATATAGTTGTGTATGAAGAACCGACAAATTATTTCTTTGTTCCGTCCTCTTTGAAATTATCATCCTTTACAGAATCGGTAGACATATTGTCATTTCTTACATCTTCGTTAAGGGAAGTGTCCGGTAGCTGATCTTTGGGCTCCAAATTATCATGCAAATTATCTGAAGGCAACCCTTTATCATGTTTTTCGCCTCTTTTACTTGTTCTGTTGAAGAACAATATTGCAAGTATAATTGCAATAATGATGTAATTCACTGGTGGTTGAATAAGCCTAGTAACATATCCTATCTTTGGTATCACATATACAACCTTGCCAATGTAATCATCCTTGGTGATTGGAAAGTCAGTGCCGGGTATAGATGCCGGATTTGCATCGCCTTTGGTCGTAAGTATCTTCTCGCTACTTTCCCTAATGTCAATGACTCTGTGCACTATAACCCTGTCATGCACTTCTGGTCTGTTGAATACTATGATATCACCACGTTGCACTTCCTCAAAGGTACCCCCATCCTTTACTATTAGAACATCGTATACATTCAAAACCGGCTCCATGCTTCCGCTTGATACAACGTAAAACGGGTTCTGCGTTCCGAACACCGCCTGCAGCGCTACCCACACAGCGACTACACCTACGACAACGATAAGAACGTCCTTTATAGCATGCTTTACCTTAGGACTTGGCATGTATTTCCTTGAAAATAGGGTTATTTTACATTAGATAAACCTTTGCGTTAAGGCAGCTCAGTCTAATGCCTTGACATCATAGATCAGTATAACTCTGACTCTTCACCGCTGCCTATATTACGAGTATGAACTAATTATTTGAATGTTAGCGTTAGCTGCCAAGCATCTTGCCAGCCTTGTTCTTCCTTCTGTCAATCCACTCGAATTTAGGTTTCGCACTATACTTCCCAAGCAGATCCCAAGCTTTCATTGCAAGTTCACGTAAAGTATCATCGTTAATTGCGTATTCATGATTCAGCTGCCGCACCGTATTCATTGAATCGCTGTATATAGTAACATCTCGAGCATTTCGCACATCAGGATCGTTTAATACCTCAATTATAGCTAGATATTCAGCTTGGTTATTAGTTATATTCTCCTTCTTGAACAGCCTTACTTTGTTCAGTTCATCTATTAGGTAACCGTATTGGAATTTGGGGGGGCCCGAACCGTCAACATATACATGCAGTACTTCACTCAAGCAAATCACTTATAGAGAGCAAAAATTTTAGATAGTGA
This window harbors:
- a CDS encoding signal peptidase I, producing MPSPKVKHAIKDVLIVVVGVVAVWVALQAVFGTQNPFYVVSSGSMEPVLNVYDVLIVKDGGTFEEVQRGDIIVFNRPEVHDRVIVHRVIDIRESSEKILTTKGDANPASIPGTDFPITKDDYIGKVVYVIPKIGYVTRLIQPPVNYIIIAIILAILFFNRTSKRGEKHDKGLPSDNLHDNLEPKDQLPDTSLNEDVRNDNMSTDSVKDDNFKEDGTKK
- a CDS encoding RNase H family protein, giving the protein MSEVLHVYVDGSGPPKFQYGYLIDELNKVRLFKKENITNNQAEYLAIIEVLNDPDVRNARDVTIYSDSMNTVRQLNHEYAINDDTLRELAMKAWDLLGKYSAKPKFEWIDRRKNKAGKMLGS
- a CDS encoding type II toxin-antitoxin system HicB family antitoxin; the protein is MNDIELEPQDEGYAVYVSALLGCVSEGRTKEEALRNIKEAIKL